The window TGTGCTCAATTTAGTATTGCCTAAAGGGCATCATATCAGTGAGCAGTAAGTAAGGAAGTTAGATGGAAATGATTGAAAAGTTGGTAGCAACCCTTTCAGGTATTGTTTGGGGTGCTCCCATGCTGGTTTTATTGGTAGGTACAGGTCTTTATTTGACAATTATTTTAAAAGGAATGCAATTTTGGGCATTGCCTCATGCGATGAAGCTCATTTTTCACAAAGAGCATGATGGCGAAGGTGAAATCAGTCACTTTGCGGCACTTATGACAGCACTTGCGGCAACGGTGGGCATTGGTAACATTGTAGGCGTGGCTACTGCGATTACCCTTGGTGGACCTGGCGCTGTTTTTTGGATGTGGATGACAGGCCTTGTGGGTATGGCAACGAAATACTCTGAGGCTGTTTTAGCCGTAAAATACCGTCAACGTGGGCACCACCATGGTTTTAAAGGTGGGCCGATGTACTACCTCACTTACGGGCTTAATATGCCAAAATTGGGTATGGCATTTGCTATTTTTACCGCCATTGCAGCGTTTGGTATTGGCAATATGACCCAAGCAAATGCAGTCGCGCAGATTTTAAGCAGTGAAATGGCTATTCCAACATGGGTTACAGGTGTTGTACTTTTGACCTTAACGGCAGTGGTTATTTTAGGAGGCATTAAATCTATTGGTAACTTTACCTCATTTCTAGTACCTTTTATGATTGTGGCATATGTCTCTGTTTCTTT is drawn from Sulfurospirillum arsenophilum NBRC 109478 and contains these coding sequences:
- a CDS encoding alanine/glycine:cation symporter family protein, which produces MEMIEKLVATLSGIVWGAPMLVLLVGTGLYLTIILKGMQFWALPHAMKLIFHKEHDGEGEISHFAALMTALAATVGIGNIVGVATAITLGGPGAVFWMWMTGLVGMATKYSEAVLAVKYRQRGHHHGFKGGPMYYLTYGLNMPKLGMAFAIFTAIAAFGIGNMTQANAVAQILSSEMAIPTWVTGVVLLTLTAVVILGGIKSIGNFTSFLVPFMIVAYVSVSLVILAMNLDKLGDAFSLIFYHAFNPIAAGGGFVGATMAAAIRYGVARGVFSNESGLGSAPIAAAAAKTNDPVRQALVSMTQTFIDTLVVCTMTALIILISPFWQQGISPSALTMQSFQLYLGSFGGVVVIISTVLFAYSTILGWSYYGEKAFEYIFGERFIRLYRVLFIAGVMVGSMLKLEFVWNFSDLTNGLMAIPNLIALLLLSRVISSESKRYFESLK